DNA sequence from the Acidobacteriota bacterium genome:
CCGTTTATACAGGTGAGGGCCCCCAGGCGGGGCGCCGAGGAGCGTGAGCCATGATAGACTGCGATCCGGTCAAGATCACGCTGTTTCTCAACGGCGAGATGTCGCCCGAAGAGATGAACGCGATGCTGGACCACTTGGAAGCGTGTCCCGAGTGCCGCGCGGCGTTCGATGATCTGCTGAAGTTCAAGACACTGGCGCCGGAGATCCGTTCGGAGTTGACCGGCGGATTCTTCAAGTTCGCCGCGATGAGTCCGGCGCTGCGGCGCCGGGCCTGGCTCTTCGGCGCGGCGGCGGCCGCCGTTGTGGTGCTGGTGGCGGGCTTGTTTGTGCTTCGCCACCTAGCCTTGCGGCAACTGGGCAGCCCGCTGGGCGACCTGCTCGAGACGGGGGCCATCGCATACGTGCCGCCGGCAATGCGAGGCGGAGAGTCAGCGCCCGCCGACGCGCGCGCCGGTGTCATGGCCGCATATGCCAAGGGGGAGTACGAGCGATTTATTGCCGGCGCAGCCGAGTGGCTCAAGAGCCATCCCGACGACGAAGGGGTGATGCTCCATGCCGGCGTGGCGGCCTATCTCGAGGGACGCCACGCCATCGCCGCCATCTATCTGAGATGGGCCGTCGAGACAGGCGGGCCGCCCCGGCCCGAGGAGGAGTGGTACCTGGCCAACGCGCTGCTGCGCCAGCGGCAGTACGCCGAGGCCCGCCCGCTGCTGGAGCACCTGTCCCAGCTGGAGCACCCCTACGCCGCGCGGGCCCGGGCGATCCTCGCCGCGCTGGACAAGCAGGCGGTTGTCAAGGGGTGACCGCTCGTAAATGCAAATAGCTGATGGTGGTATAGGTTCACAAGTTCACAGGTTCGAAGGTTCGCCGGTCGGCGTCTCCCCCGTTCACCGATTCACCGGTTCCTCAGTGCTGCCGCTTCAGGATGAAGTCGGTGATCTGCACCAACGTTTTGCGGTGCGGGGACGACGGGAAGGTCAGCAACTCGGTGCGGGCCTGGTCGGCATAGGCGTGGGCGCAGGCCATGGTCCGCTCCAGACAACCGGCGCGGCGCAACTCGCGCAGCAGGGCATCGGGCTGGACGCTGGTGAACCCCTTCTCGGCCACGACGGTCTGCACCATGCGGCGCGCGGCTGCGCCGTCCGACTGGAGCAGGAAGATCACCGGCAGGGTCAGCTTCCCCTCGCGCAGGTCGCCCATGACCGGCTTGCCCAGCTTCTGTTCGTCGGCGGTGTAGTCGAGGACGTCGTCCACGACCTGGAAGGCCAGGCCCAGGTTGAGGCCGATCCGGGTGAGCCGATCGATGGTTGCGTCCTCGGCGCGGGCTGAGACAGCCGGCAGTGCGGTCGCCGCTGAGAACAGGTGCGCCGTCTTGCGGGCGGCAATGTCGAGGCTGGCTTCGGCGGTGAGGTCCAGCCGGCCCAGGACGTCGGCCTGGATCAGCTCCCCTTCCACCATCTTCCGGCTCACGTCCAGCAGCACGTCGAGGATCCGAAAATTCTGCTGGGCCACCCCCACTTGGAATGCGGTCATGTACAGCCAGTCGCCCAGCAGCACCGACATGTGGTTGCCGTAGGCGGCGTTGACCGACGGGGAACCCCGCCGGGTGTCGGCCTCGTCGATGATGTCGTCGTGGACCAGCGAGGCGGTGTGGATCAGCTCCACCAACGCGCCCAGCGGGTACAGGCGCTCAGGCTCACAGCCGATCATGCGACCGGCGAGGATCAGCAGCGCCGGCCGCAGCTTCTTGCCGCTCTGCCGGGCGACGTAGCGGCCGAGCTGATCCACGATCTCCACGGAGGAATTGAGGTAGCTGTCGAAACAGCTCTGGACCCGCTCGAGGTCGGGCTGGATTCGCTTCAGGATCAGGCTGGCATTCACGGGCACGTTCCTTTTCGTTGACGGAACGGCATTATAACCCAAGGGTCGGGGTTAGACAACGAAACGGTGAATCGGTGGATCGGTGGATCGGGAAACGGGAGACGGGAGACGAGACCCAAGCTCCGAAACGCGAGCCCCGAACCCCGAACCGCAAGCCCGAACGGCGAGCCCCTTAACGCTTGTGCCGATGTCCGAAGTCTCATGTCCAAAGTCCGCCTTACGGGAACGAGCCTCTAGCCTCGAGTCTCGAGCCTCGATCCTCACTTCGTTCCGAACACTTCGTGTGACAGGATCGAGTCGGCGTGGAACGGATGGTTCAGCCGGAGGACGGGCGTGCGCCCCTCGGCGAAAGTGCCCATGAGATCCTGGATCCCCGCGTCGATGGCCCGCTGAAAGACGCGGTCCACCGAGCGCACGCCGTCGTTGATGAGCCACTCGTCCACGATGGGGACCTTGACCAGCAGCGCGTAACTGCGGACCCATGCCTCGATCAGCGCGTCGAGGTGGGCCCGCCGGCCGAACTTGTGGCAGAAATAGGCGTAGTTGTCCAACACGGAGCGGTCGCACACCACCATGTCGGCGCAGGCGCCCGCCTCGAGCTCCGCCACGATGTGCCGATGGAGGATCCAAAGCTGGCCCTCCTCCGACGTGGCTTCATTGATGGGAAAGGGGCTGTGGCGGGCCATCTCCACGACCAGTTCCACCCGGTGGCCACGCTTCTGCAGCTCGGTGC
Encoded proteins:
- a CDS encoding ATP-binding protein → MKIAIIGTHGCGKTALAFSLCTELQKRGHRVELVVEMARHSPFPINEATSEEGQLWILHRHIVAELEAGACADMVVCDRSVLDNYAYFCHKFGRRAHLDALIEAWVRSYALLVKVPIVDEWLINDGVRSVDRVFQRAIDAGIQDLMGTFAEGRTPVLRLNHPFHADSILSHEVFGTK
- a CDS encoding zf-HC2 domain-containing protein, whose protein sequence is MIDCDPVKITLFLNGEMSPEEMNAMLDHLEACPECRAAFDDLLKFKTLAPEIRSELTGGFFKFAAMSPALRRRAWLFGAAAAAVVVLVAGLFVLRHLALRQLGSPLGDLLETGAIAYVPPAMRGGESAPADARAGVMAAYAKGEYERFIAGAAEWLKSHPDDEGVMLHAGVAAYLEGRHAIAAIYLRWAVETGGPPRPEEEWYLANALLRQRQYAEARPLLEHLSQLEHPYAARARAILAALDKQAVVKG
- a CDS encoding polyprenyl synthetase family protein gives rise to the protein MNASLILKRIQPDLERVQSCFDSYLNSSVEIVDQLGRYVARQSGKKLRPALLILAGRMIGCEPERLYPLGALVELIHTASLVHDDIIDEADTRRGSPSVNAAYGNHMSVLLGDWLYMTAFQVGVAQQNFRILDVLLDVSRKMVEGELIQADVLGRLDLTAEASLDIAARKTAHLFSAATALPAVSARAEDATIDRLTRIGLNLGLAFQVVDDVLDYTADEQKLGKPVMGDLREGKLTLPVIFLLQSDGAAARRMVQTVVAEKGFTSVQPDALLRELRRAGCLERTMACAHAYADQARTELLTFPSSPHRKTLVQITDFILKRQH